One genomic region from Rhizobiaceae bacterium encodes:
- a CDS encoding IclR family transcriptional regulator: protein MVLESESGASDGLQGSVFGLLLIEYLADQARPLSLTEISTALTLGKSRVFRHLQTLVANGFLVQDQSTDRYSIGPRSLALGISLERGNDLLELALPVLKELRDTLGHTTVISQSETDGVRVLATVTGRSMIEIGVRRGSLLALHATAQGKVALAFGEPDIQRVTLRQPLERLTPYTIVDPLRLKAELRQIEEQGWASAFNEIMVGLNTLAAPVRNAEGKLIATLAVVDSIQMIAEEPSAKQIRETTLAALHLSERLGFRRQV, encoded by the coding sequence ATGGTTTTGGAATCGGAGTCCGGTGCGTCGGACGGTCTGCAAGGCAGCGTTTTCGGACTGCTGCTGATCGAGTATCTGGCCGACCAGGCCAGGCCGCTCAGCCTTACCGAGATTTCGACGGCCCTGACCCTTGGGAAGAGCCGCGTCTTCCGGCATTTGCAGACCCTCGTCGCCAACGGCTTCCTCGTCCAGGATCAAAGCACCGACCGGTATTCGATCGGGCCGAGGTCGCTCGCGCTCGGCATTTCGCTCGAACGCGGCAACGACCTTCTGGAACTGGCTTTGCCGGTGTTGAAGGAATTGCGCGATACGCTTGGCCACACGACCGTCATCTCGCAGTCGGAAACGGACGGGGTCAGGGTCCTCGCCACCGTGACCGGCCGCTCCATGATCGAAATCGGGGTTCGGAGGGGATCGCTTCTGGCGCTGCACGCCACCGCCCAAGGCAAGGTCGCCCTGGCCTTCGGCGAGCCGGACATCCAGCGCGTGACGCTGCGCCAGCCACTCGAGCGGCTGACGCCATATACCATCGTGGACCCGCTGCGGCTCAAGGCCGAACTGCGCCAGATCGAGGAGCAGGGCTGGGCATCGGCGTTCAACGAGATCATGGTCGGTCTGAACACGCTGGCCGCGCCGGTGCGGAATGCCGAGGGCAAGTTGATCGCCACCCTGGCCGTCGTCGATTCCATCCAGATGATAGCCGAAGAACCTTCCGCCAAGCAGATCCGGGAGACGACCCTCGCCGCCCTGCACCTGTCGGAGCGGTTGGGGTTCCGCCGGCAGGTCTGA
- a CDS encoding SDR family oxidoreductase, with protein sequence MTGLAIVTGATGSIGEATVARLMVDGWTVLSADVSPPKDAAKHPNFVQLDVTSAHSVTKLFEAVAPLGEVQALVINHGILEPTSAATYDEDVVQKTLEVNLKGSLRVLQAVAPHMRSPASIVLTSSVTASIGGIQGSYIYQATKAGLEQITRHFAVALGLRGIRVNAVAPGMMADPMRGSGAKVRAATHTAGVTRSRDNPLGRPVIAAEVANVIAFLCSDEASAVDGIVLRVDCGLLAV encoded by the coding sequence ATGACAGGCTTGGCGATCGTGACCGGCGCGACAGGCAGCATTGGCGAAGCGACCGTGGCGCGGTTGATGGTTGACGGCTGGACGGTCTTGTCCGCCGACGTCTCCCCGCCGAAGGATGCAGCGAAGCATCCGAATTTCGTGCAACTCGACGTGACATCGGCGCATAGCGTCACAAAGCTTTTCGAAGCCGTGGCGCCGCTGGGCGAAGTCCAGGCCCTGGTCATCAACCACGGAATCCTCGAACCCACCAGCGCTGCGACATATGACGAGGACGTTGTCCAGAAAACCCTCGAGGTAAATCTGAAAGGATCGCTTCGGGTTCTTCAGGCGGTCGCGCCTCACATGCGATCCCCGGCGTCGATCGTGCTGACGAGCAGCGTCACAGCATCGATCGGAGGCATCCAGGGGTCCTACATCTATCAGGCGACAAAGGCGGGACTGGAGCAGATCACGCGTCACTTCGCGGTCGCGCTCGGTCTTAGGGGTATTCGGGTCAACGCGGTCGCGCCGGGCATGATGGCGGATCCGATGCGCGGCTCGGGCGCGAAGGTTCGCGCAGCCACGCACACGGCAGGCGTCACGCGCAGCCGCGACAATCCGTTGGGCCGGCCGGTAATCGCCGCCGAGGTCGCCAACGTCATCGCGTTTCTGTGTTCCGACGAGGCGTCGGCGGTGGACGGCATCGTGTTGCGCGTCGATTGTGGCTTGTTGGCAGTATAA
- a CDS encoding amidohydrolase has product MSPETVVLRGLDAGIAADVAAVEAIDHHAHPMALGIELSGDPDQPIQPYDFGQPLRMRPDNPEYLDAWAGLWGYEDRDWSLANLARLVERKEAVIAEQGADYNVWILNRLKIRTMIGIAPGPLASLPPPRFRWCAFSDWFLWPFPVEGVLSPMQTGYRATNDRLTHEHSPAGRPSSVDAYIADVMIPVLARYAEQGAVGIKFHGPYNRPLNFDFVGAAHADALYARGLASGSLSAIDHKALQDFLFERLVILAGEQQLVVQMHTGYGVRPDFVIAGSNPLLMERIVHLAHRTKFVLLHGGWPFVRETVTMLANENVFTDFSCACLFHYPRALSHQIRAALEWYPEKLLYGTDAYSERAIAMLAGLPPKANPLGGWEEKAWLMNRTGRTALALALSGMQVDGEIGSERVAELIDKVMGGTAAELYRGL; this is encoded by the coding sequence ATGTCGCCTGAAACGGTAGTTTTGCGAGGATTGGATGCAGGCATCGCGGCCGATGTGGCCGCTGTCGAGGCGATCGACCATCATGCGCATCCGATGGCGCTCGGCATAGAACTGTCCGGCGATCCCGACCAGCCGATCCAGCCCTACGACTTTGGGCAACCTTTGCGGATGCGTCCGGACAATCCGGAATATTTGGACGCGTGGGCGGGCCTTTGGGGTTACGAGGATCGCGACTGGTCGCTCGCCAATCTCGCCCGCCTCGTCGAGCGTAAGGAGGCTGTGATAGCCGAGCAGGGCGCCGACTACAACGTCTGGATACTCAACCGGCTCAAGATTCGCACCATGATCGGCATCGCGCCCGGGCCGCTTGCATCACTGCCGCCGCCCCGTTTTCGCTGGTGTGCGTTTTCGGACTGGTTCCTGTGGCCGTTTCCCGTCGAAGGCGTCCTTTCGCCGATGCAGACGGGCTACCGGGCGACCAACGATCGGCTCACGCATGAACATAGTCCGGCTGGCCGGCCTAGCTCGGTGGACGCCTACATCGCAGACGTGATGATTCCCGTGCTGGCACGATACGCGGAGCAGGGGGCAGTCGGCATCAAGTTCCACGGGCCTTACAACAGGCCGCTGAATTTCGATTTCGTCGGCGCCGCGCACGCCGACGCGCTCTACGCGCGGGGTCTGGCGTCAGGGTCGCTTTCGGCAATCGACCATAAGGCGCTGCAGGATTTCCTGTTCGAGCGCCTCGTGATCCTCGCCGGCGAACAGCAACTCGTCGTCCAGATGCACACGGGCTACGGCGTGCGGCCAGACTTCGTCATCGCTGGCAGCAACCCGCTTCTGATGGAACGCATCGTTCATCTGGCCCATCGGACGAAATTCGTGCTGCTGCATGGCGGCTGGCCGTTCGTGCGGGAGACGGTTACGATGCTGGCCAACGAGAATGTTTTCACCGACTTCTCCTGCGCCTGCCTCTTCCATTACCCGCGCGCGCTCTCCCATCAGATCCGAGCGGCGCTGGAATGGTATCCGGAGAAGCTGCTTTACGGGACCGATGCCTATTCCGAGCGAGCCATCGCCATGCTCGCAGGGCTGCCGCCGAAGGCAAATCCGCTCGGCGGCTGGGAGGAGAAGGCGTGGCTGATGAACCGGACCGGCCGCACCGCCCTGGCGCTCGCCTTGAGCGGTATGCAGGTGGATGGAGAGATCGGTTCGGAACGCGTGGCGGAGTTGATCGACAAGGTCATGGGCGGCACCGCCGCCGAACTCTACCGGGGCCTGTAG
- a CDS encoding acetate--CoA ligase family protein, with product MTQVAGKAENLADDAVGDPSIEPLLRPSSVAIIGAAEDHNRVGGRPLHYLQRFGFRGAIYPVNHSRDMVQGLKAYPTIGDLPEAPDVAVIAIGADRVAEAVDQCAKAGVRGAVIMSSGFSETGPDGMRRQAELVAAAKRGGVRLVGPNAQGVANFGTGAVLNFSTMFMEVAPQDGPVAIISQSGAASVIPYAHLREAGIGVRYVIATGNDAQTSVCEMALTAAADPAIRVVLVYVESLTDPHMLAKAAHVARTRGAMLIALKAGRSAAGARAAASHTGAIVTDDALIDAFLEQHGIWRADDVHGLVNAVELYLSTGGRPGPRLIAISNSGAFGVICADTADRIGMTLAELDAQTCKALSEIMPSFGIAQNPVDLTGAVLSDPTLFGRTLEALSHDPSGDMFLIGVPVAGEGYDLPGMAADTARLIQRKGKPVAVAAPQASVRDFFRAAGIATFRHESDALSALNQFGRHAAIADAAASRPVPAVLRRQGHPIGDRRTATLNEAASLALLEKAGLPVISHRLCRSSAEAVEAWRDIGETVVVKACSAALPHKSEYGLVFLNRTSATAVEEAYETCVKRVHDLGVPSDGVLVAKQVRGVREFALGVKQDPMFGTAVMISDGGKYVEALRDFVVLLHPFGEQDVIDRLRRLRIAPLFDGLRGDPPVDLGFLARAAVALGAYAARSADHVVSIDVNPIIVGAAGTGGWAVDGVIECGVADNG from the coding sequence ATGACGCAAGTGGCTGGCAAAGCGGAAAACCTTGCGGACGACGCTGTCGGCGATCCGTCGATCGAGCCGCTGCTCCGGCCGTCGAGCGTCGCCATCATCGGCGCCGCCGAGGATCACAACCGCGTGGGCGGGCGACCCCTGCATTACCTCCAACGTTTCGGATTCCGGGGAGCCATCTATCCGGTGAACCACAGCCGCGACATGGTCCAGGGCCTCAAGGCGTATCCGACGATCGGCGACCTTCCAGAGGCGCCGGACGTCGCGGTGATCGCGATCGGCGCCGACAGGGTGGCCGAGGCGGTGGACCAGTGCGCGAAAGCAGGCGTCCGCGGCGCGGTCATCATGAGTTCCGGCTTCAGCGAGACAGGGCCGGATGGAATGCGCCGCCAGGCTGAACTGGTCGCCGCCGCCAAGCGCGGCGGCGTGCGCCTGGTCGGCCCGAACGCCCAGGGCGTCGCGAACTTCGGCACGGGTGCGGTGCTGAACTTCAGCACGATGTTCATGGAGGTGGCACCCCAGGACGGGCCGGTGGCGATTATCAGCCAAAGCGGCGCGGCCAGCGTCATACCCTATGCCCATCTGCGCGAAGCCGGCATCGGGGTGAGATATGTTATCGCGACAGGCAACGACGCCCAGACTTCGGTGTGCGAGATGGCTTTGACCGCGGCCGCCGACCCCGCAATCCGGGTGGTTCTCGTCTATGTCGAGTCGCTGACCGATCCGCACATGCTTGCCAAGGCCGCGCATGTCGCCCGCACGCGAGGCGCCATGCTGATCGCGCTGAAGGCCGGGCGCAGCGCAGCGGGTGCCAGGGCGGCCGCTTCCCATACCGGCGCGATCGTCACAGACGACGCGCTGATCGACGCCTTCCTCGAGCAGCATGGCATCTGGCGCGCCGACGACGTGCATGGCCTGGTCAATGCGGTGGAGCTTTACCTCTCAACCGGTGGCAGGCCGGGTCCGCGCCTTATCGCCATCAGCAACAGCGGCGCATTCGGCGTCATCTGCGCAGACACGGCGGATCGGATCGGCATGACTCTCGCCGAGCTCGACGCGCAGACATGCAAGGCACTGTCCGAGATCATGCCAAGCTTCGGGATTGCGCAAAATCCAGTTGATCTGACCGGCGCCGTGCTCTCCGATCCGACATTGTTCGGCCGTACGCTCGAAGCGCTGTCGCACGACCCGTCCGGCGACATGTTTCTCATCGGTGTGCCTGTAGCCGGAGAGGGCTACGATCTTCCAGGCATGGCGGCGGATACCGCGCGGCTTATACAGCGGAAGGGCAAGCCGGTGGCGGTCGCCGCACCGCAGGCGTCCGTGCGCGACTTCTTCCGTGCCGCCGGCATTGCGACATTCCGGCATGAAAGCGACGCGCTCTCGGCGCTCAACCAGTTCGGCCGTCACGCGGCTATTGCCGATGCGGCGGCCTCAAGACCTGTCCCTGCTGTCTTGAGGCGGCAGGGTCATCCAATTGGCGATCGGCGGACAGCGACGCTCAATGAAGCAGCCAGCCTCGCCCTGCTGGAGAAGGCCGGGCTTCCGGTCATTTCCCATCGGCTTTGCCGTTCCTCGGCGGAGGCCGTGGAAGCGTGGCGCGACATCGGGGAAACAGTCGTCGTGAAGGCGTGTTCGGCCGCCCTGCCCCACAAATCCGAATACGGCCTGGTCTTCCTGAACCGGACCAGCGCAACCGCCGTAGAGGAAGCCTACGAAACATGCGTGAAGCGGGTGCACGACCTGGGCGTGCCCTCGGATGGGGTATTGGTCGCGAAGCAGGTGCGCGGGGTCCGAGAATTCGCGCTGGGCGTCAAGCAGGATCCGATGTTCGGCACCGCGGTCATGATCAGCGACGGCGGAAAATATGTCGAGGCCTTGCGGGATTTCGTCGTCCTGCTTCACCCATTCGGAGAACAGGACGTCATCGACAGGCTGCGCCGACTGCGGATCGCCCCCCTGTTCGATGGGCTGCGCGGCGACCCCCCGGTCGACCTCGGGTTCCTGGCTCGCGCCGCCGTGGCGTTGGGAGCCTATGCTGCGCGCAGTGCGGACCATGTCGTTTCGATCGACGTCAATCCAATCATCGTGGGCGCCGCAGGCACCGGGGGTTGGGCCGTCGATGGGGTTATCGAATGCGGGGTTGCGGACAATGGATGA
- a CDS encoding lactonase family protein has protein sequence MLVLIGSHSQPGLGGVFGGAGLGVYCASVDPASGALSIVDHHALPDPTYVAVSRKRRIVYAASHGVMFEGSPGSGVTALAISPEGRLSRINSRRLDRPHATMVSLDHAEEYAFAACSFGGGIYALRLNADGSIGDVAAAAQFPGEVVVKQGEVPTPIPVPAPPGGQAPPMTVTRMPWYGTTTMPHAIVQTPDRGWLLVPDAGAGKIHSVRFDPATGEMLPRHFLDQRRVAGPRGLALRDAGKVVYVVNEKESTVTAIAFDLASGELAEMQTVSTIPPDSAEQNTASGIAISPDQSRLWITNRGHNSICTFSIDAAGRLVPLGWTETHGRFAMNMSVSKAGDMLFVSNTHSRTVATFRVGASGRPEFLATSDIPTVTCIPLEHA, from the coding sequence ATGCTGGTGCTGATCGGTTCGCACAGCCAACCCGGCCTCGGGGGCGTCTTCGGCGGCGCCGGGCTAGGCGTCTATTGCGCAAGCGTTGATCCGGCTTCCGGCGCCCTTTCGATCGTCGACCACCACGCGCTTCCCGATCCCACCTATGTCGCCGTGTCACGAAAGCGACGGATCGTGTATGCGGCCAGCCACGGCGTGATGTTCGAAGGCTCGCCCGGAAGCGGCGTCACCGCGCTGGCCATCTCGCCGGAAGGCCGGCTTTCGCGCATCAACAGCCGGCGGCTCGATCGCCCGCATGCGACGATGGTGTCGCTCGACCACGCGGAAGAGTACGCTTTTGCAGCATGCTCGTTCGGCGGCGGCATCTACGCATTGCGCCTGAACGCCGACGGAAGCATCGGGGACGTGGCGGCCGCGGCGCAGTTTCCCGGCGAGGTCGTGGTGAAGCAGGGCGAGGTGCCGACCCCGATTCCCGTTCCAGCGCCTCCCGGCGGTCAGGCGCCGCCGATGACGGTGACTCGCATGCCCTGGTACGGAACCACGACGATGCCGCACGCCATCGTGCAGACGCCCGATCGCGGCTGGCTGCTGGTGCCTGACGCCGGCGCCGGAAAAATCCACTCCGTGCGTTTCGACCCCGCGACCGGCGAGATGCTCCCGCGACACTTCCTCGACCAGCGTCGCGTTGCCGGTCCGCGCGGCCTCGCGCTGCGCGACGCGGGAAAGGTCGTCTACGTGGTCAACGAGAAGGAATCGACCGTGACCGCGATCGCTTTCGATCTGGCCTCCGGCGAATTGGCCGAGATGCAGACGGTCTCGACCATACCGCCCGACTCGGCGGAACAGAATACGGCCAGCGGCATCGCCATCAGTCCCGACCAGTCCAGGCTGTGGATCACCAACCGCGGACACAACAGCATCTGTACTTTCAGCATCGACGCCGCGGGCAGGCTCGTGCCACTCGGCTGGACCGAAACCCACGGTCGCTTCGCGATGAACATGAGCGTCTCCAAGGCCGGCGACATGCTTTTCGTATCGAACACGCACAGCCGCACAGTGGCGACGTTCCGCGTCGGCGCGTCGGGACGTCCGGAATTCCTAGCCACCAGCGACATTCCGACCGTGACATGCATCCCGCTGGAACACGCATAG
- a CDS encoding enoyl-CoA hydratase/isomerase family protein codes for MDESVLVEHVGRIAVVRLNRPRAMNAIDHSIRHRLGPALRSLNASNETDAIVLTGAGERAFCAGQDLQEAVALTPSTVAGWLNHLHATYQALRDLDKPIVAALNGVAFGAGFQMALMCDLRIAHPGVRLGQPEVRAGLASIVGSYLMSLQIGQSLNQQMSLTAEPIGAERAQALGLINELVPDCEVVERAVTRAREMADLPRTAMRVTKQRFRERTQAGFEEACNAGIRYQLECYSSGEATTIMEAFLRRRQRGPQAGTGG; via the coding sequence ATGGATGAAAGCGTCTTGGTGGAACATGTGGGCCGCATCGCAGTGGTGCGCCTCAACCGCCCCCGGGCTATGAACGCGATCGACCATTCGATCCGACATCGGCTTGGCCCCGCGCTCAGGTCATTGAATGCCAGCAACGAGACCGATGCCATCGTCCTCACCGGCGCAGGCGAACGGGCCTTCTGCGCTGGCCAGGATCTGCAGGAGGCGGTGGCGCTGACGCCGTCGACCGTCGCCGGCTGGCTGAACCATTTACACGCAACGTATCAAGCGCTGCGCGATCTCGACAAGCCAATCGTTGCCGCCCTCAACGGCGTCGCCTTCGGCGCCGGCTTCCAGATGGCGCTGATGTGCGACTTGCGCATCGCCCACCCGGGTGTGCGGCTGGGCCAGCCGGAAGTACGCGCCGGCCTCGCCAGCATCGTCGGCTCCTATCTGATGTCGCTGCAGATCGGGCAATCGCTCAACCAGCAAATGTCGTTGACCGCGGAGCCGATCGGCGCCGAACGCGCACAGGCACTCGGCCTCATCAACGAATTGGTGCCGGACTGCGAGGTCGTCGAACGCGCCGTCACGCGAGCACGCGAGATGGCGGACCTGCCGCGCACGGCCATGCGCGTGACCAAACAGCGGTTCCGGGAGCGCACGCAGGCCGGCTTCGAGGAAGCCTGCAACGCCGGCATACGCTACCAGCTGGAATGCTATTCCAGCGGCGAGGCGACAACGATCATGGAGGCATTTCTCAGGCGCCGGCAGCGCGGCCCGCAGGCTGGAACCGGCGGCTGA
- a CDS encoding Rieske 2Fe-2S domain-containing protein, translating to MLNARDNDLLTRTNKGTPMGTLFRRYWIPAMLSLELAAGDLARVEILGEAFVAWRNEEGVVGFFDEACPHRGASLALARCEQDGLRCIYHGWKFAVDGGVVEAPNAEQQLSAKVRATVYPCREAGGLIWVYLGPADKMPEFPDLPFFDAPDGHRQATKTVMRCNWLQCLEGHLDSSHAAILHHDWDPFTGKATKDIAAIIRDDRSDAKSQDIRPAIEAADLERYGFHLAALRNGDMAGQSGKFARVHCYVLPFTSVVPPRSYLFEVPVDDYNVNMYLVVWDPDKPVASLDPILGDPTMYTVGLHNDSKTFEGTAANRWFQNREAMKRNESFSGIPGFAAEDSAVVVSMGPIVDRTKEHLIATADVGVVRARRLLLAALSELEKGNEPVMPKPGDGAKMLAGEGFLPPGSNWRELVKNPEAEAVA from the coding sequence ATGCTGAACGCACGGGACAACGACCTGCTCACACGCACCAACAAGGGCACGCCCATGGGCACTCTGTTCCGGCGTTACTGGATACCGGCCATGCTTTCGCTCGAACTGGCGGCGGGCGACCTTGCTCGGGTCGAAATCCTTGGAGAGGCCTTCGTCGCCTGGCGCAACGAGGAAGGCGTCGTCGGGTTCTTCGACGAGGCATGTCCCCATCGCGGCGCCTCCCTCGCATTAGCGCGCTGCGAGCAGGACGGATTGCGCTGCATCTACCACGGTTGGAAATTCGCGGTCGACGGCGGGGTGGTCGAGGCACCCAATGCCGAGCAGCAGCTTTCGGCAAAGGTACGCGCGACGGTATATCCGTGCCGGGAGGCAGGCGGGCTCATCTGGGTCTATCTCGGCCCGGCCGACAAGATGCCAGAATTCCCCGACCTGCCCTTTTTCGACGCGCCGGACGGCCACCGTCAGGCGACCAAGACGGTCATGCGGTGCAATTGGCTGCAGTGCCTCGAAGGTCACCTGGATTCGTCACATGCGGCGATCCTGCATCACGACTGGGATCCGTTCACCGGCAAAGCAACTAAGGACATCGCGGCGATCATCAGGGACGATCGTTCGGACGCTAAGTCGCAAGACATCCGGCCCGCGATCGAGGCCGCCGACCTGGAACGCTACGGCTTCCACCTCGCCGCCTTGCGCAACGGCGACATGGCGGGGCAAAGTGGCAAGTTTGCGCGCGTCCATTGCTACGTGCTGCCGTTCACGTCGGTGGTGCCGCCGCGGTCCTACCTCTTCGAGGTTCCCGTCGACGACTACAATGTCAACATGTACCTCGTCGTTTGGGATCCGGACAAACCGGTTGCAAGCCTCGATCCCATCCTGGGCGATCCCACCATGTATACTGTCGGTCTCCACAACGACTCCAAGACGTTCGAAGGCACGGCTGCCAACCGCTGGTTCCAGAACCGCGAGGCGATGAAGCGCAACGAGAGTTTCAGCGGCATTCCCGGCTTTGCTGCGGAGGACTCGGCCGTCGTCGTGTCGATGGGCCCGATCGTCGATCGCACGAAGGAGCACCTTATCGCCACAGCGGATGTGGGTGTCGTACGTGCGCGCCGGTTGCTGCTGGCTGCCCTTTCCGAACTGGAGAAAGGTAACGAGCCGGTGATGCCGAAGCCCGGCGACGGAGCCAAGATGCTGGCGGGCGAAGGCTTCCTGCCTCCCGGCAGCAACTGGCGCGAACTCGTGAAGAACCCAGAGGCGGAAGCTGTCGCTTAG
- a CDS encoding aldolase/citrate lyase family protein gives MSATNDSGPAALRDRLNSDGSLGTWVSLPSAEVAEIFAHCGFDWLLLDLQHGLSDRSSILNMIRALDAAGVPAIVRAPQNNSELLGWALDAGAAGVMAPLVGTPEQLRTVVSLCTYAPSGTRSWGPIRATMRGRGFPDDKDRPVVSMMLETREGVDNLESILEVDGLDMVFVGQSDLALDYGLKPGDGIRDPAHVARLQRIAKLCKDRGISCAVNCHGAQQLGLLRGFGYRHVTLLGDATIIRTAALELVASVRAVAGKA, from the coding sequence ATGAGCGCCACCAACGACAGCGGCCCCGCAGCGCTCCGCGACCGGTTGAATTCGGACGGCTCTCTCGGCACCTGGGTCTCGCTACCAAGCGCGGAAGTTGCCGAAATCTTCGCGCATTGCGGCTTCGACTGGCTGCTTCTCGACCTCCAGCACGGGCTGAGCGACCGCTCCAGCATCCTCAACATGATAAGGGCGCTCGACGCGGCGGGCGTCCCGGCCATCGTACGGGCGCCGCAAAACAATTCCGAGCTTCTTGGTTGGGCGCTGGATGCCGGCGCAGCCGGCGTCATGGCGCCGCTCGTCGGTACGCCGGAGCAACTGCGAACCGTCGTCTCGTTGTGCACCTACGCGCCTTCCGGCACGCGCAGCTGGGGGCCAATCAGGGCCACGATGCGCGGGCGCGGCTTTCCCGACGACAAGGACAGGCCGGTCGTGTCGATGATGCTGGAGACACGCGAAGGGGTGGACAACCTCGAGTCGATCCTAGAGGTCGACGGCCTGGACATGGTGTTTGTCGGCCAGAGCGACCTTGCACTGGACTACGGCCTCAAACCCGGCGACGGAATCCGCGACCCGGCGCATGTTGCCCGGCTTCAGCGGATTGCGAAACTCTGCAAAGACCGCGGCATAAGCTGCGCCGTCAATTGCCATGGCGCACAGCAGCTCGGCCTCCTGCGCGGCTTCGGATACCGGCACGTCACCCTACTCGGCGACGCGACCATTATCAGGACCGCCGCCCTCGAGCTGGTCGCGTCGGTGCGGGCCGTGGCAGGCAAGGCATGA
- a CDS encoding amidohydrolase, whose protein sequence is MTIRGSSRAPEPRFDPPEGRLIDVHFHAMPPRYRDAVLQALGTSVRTPEWSPDLSLSMMDRHGIGCAVLSLSAPGVHFGDDAQANDLARACNDDLAAAAASSPRIGAFAVLPLPDVERACSEAIRALDDLRLDGVGILTGYRGRYLGHPDYDPLLDVLDVRHAVVMVHPAAHPSIKQIALGVPNFMLEYPFDTTRAGVSMLFADVLERFPNIRFILSHGGGTLPYLAWRIGAIAERQLSRPPPHDRALKDQFPTALTSRNENLTADHLKGLMRRFYFDVALTADPAGLGALVHFADPERLLFGSDWPYAYDGFVTDQLGSMSDIDLVPADAWPRIAQRNALALFPRFSSILASLGTEGGGHVA, encoded by the coding sequence ATGACGATTCGCGGATCGTCCCGAGCGCCGGAACCGCGGTTCGATCCGCCGGAAGGGCGCCTGATCGACGTGCATTTTCACGCAATGCCTCCGCGGTATCGCGATGCGGTGTTGCAGGCGCTGGGGACGTCGGTCCGCACGCCGGAATGGAGCCCCGATCTGTCCCTGTCGATGATGGATCGCCATGGCATCGGCTGCGCGGTGTTGTCGCTGTCGGCCCCAGGCGTCCACTTCGGCGACGATGCGCAAGCAAACGACCTTGCGCGGGCGTGCAACGACGACCTGGCCGCCGCGGCCGCATCCAGTCCCCGCATCGGCGCGTTCGCGGTCTTGCCGCTGCCCGATGTCGAACGGGCGTGTTCGGAGGCCATCCGGGCGCTCGATGACCTGCGCCTGGATGGCGTCGGCATCCTCACCGGCTATCGCGGCCGCTATCTCGGGCATCCGGACTATGATCCGCTGCTCGACGTGCTGGATGTGCGGCATGCCGTTGTCATGGTGCATCCAGCTGCCCATCCTTCAATCAAGCAGATCGCGCTCGGCGTGCCGAATTTCATGCTCGAATATCCGTTCGATACGACGCGGGCCGGCGTCAGCATGCTGTTTGCCGACGTGCTCGAACGCTTTCCCAACATCCGCTTCATCCTGTCCCATGGCGGCGGCACGCTGCCCTATCTCGCGTGGCGGATCGGCGCGATCGCCGAGCGCCAATTGTCCCGACCGCCGCCGCATGACCGGGCCCTGAAGGATCAGTTCCCCACTGCGCTTACCAGCCGCAACGAGAACCTGACGGCGGACCACCTCAAAGGCCTGATGCGGCGGTTCTATTTCGACGTGGCACTAACGGCGGACCCGGCTGGCCTTGGCGCGCTGGTCCATTTCGCCGACCCCGAGCGCCTCCTGTTCGGGAGCGATTGGCCCTATGCGTATGACGGCTTCGTGACCGACCAGCTTGGCTCCATGTCCGACATTGATCTCGTGCCTGCCGACGCCTGGCCTCGCATTGCCCAGCGCAACGCCCTGGCGCTCTTCCCGCGCTTCTCCTCGATTCTCGCGTCCCTCGGAACGGAAGGTGGCGGCCATGTCGCCTGA
- a CDS encoding TetR family transcriptional regulator: MALATHSELSKQPAKRGPKTGPQTKRKLLNVAEKLFAEEGIETVSLRRIMDVAGVGLSQLNYHFGTKKDLLRATCERKLTVMNEKRLAMLEEAELQPKDEKFLERLIKAYMLPVLEMYAKGGNDRNFVIITARLSAGTSQMTAELASELLNKFQQRFASAFLRAVPGLPEVSVFWRIHVMLSLLSHTVANPERIKTLSHGLCDPKDVDAMMEELLPVLIAGFGANATKPKPSRKPAVSKARKPVAE; this comes from the coding sequence ATGGCGCTTGCGACGCATTCCGAATTATCGAAGCAGCCGGCCAAGCGGGGCCCGAAGACGGGGCCCCAGACCAAACGCAAGCTGCTGAACGTGGCGGAGAAGCTGTTTGCTGAAGAAGGAATTGAGACGGTTTCGCTACGCCGCATCATGGACGTGGCCGGGGTCGGCCTTTCGCAGCTCAACTATCACTTCGGAACAAAGAAGGACCTGCTTCGCGCCACCTGCGAGCGCAAGCTCACGGTGATGAACGAGAAGCGGCTAGCCATGCTGGAAGAGGCGGAGCTGCAGCCCAAGGACGAGAAGTTCCTGGAACGGCTCATCAAAGCTTACATGCTTCCCGTCCTTGAGATGTATGCAAAGGGCGGCAACGATCGGAACTTTGTCATCATAACGGCACGTCTGAGCGCCGGGACCAGCCAGATGACCGCGGAACTGGCGAGCGAGTTGCTGAACAAATTCCAGCAGCGCTTCGCCTCGGCCTTTCTGAGGGCGGTTCCGGGCCTGCCCGAGGTTTCCGTCTTCTGGCGCATCCACGTCATGCTTTCGTTGTTGAGCCACACGGTCGCGAATCCCGAGCGCATCAAGACATTGTCGCACGGACTCTGCGATCCCAAGGATGTCGATGCGATGATGGAAGAGTTGCTGCCCGTGCTGATTGCCGGCTTTGGAGCGAACGCCACCAAACCCAAGCCCTCACGCAAGCCTGCGGTATCAAAAGCGCGCAAACCCGTCGCGGAATGA